CCCCATGCGCCGCCAGGGACGGCCCGACGAACAGGCCGCGACGATCGCCTTCCTGCTAGGGCCGGACGCCGGCTACATCACGGGACAGACCGTCAATGTCGACGGCGGCGTCCGGTTCGACTGAGCCATGCCCGCCTCGGTCACCTTGGAGCGGCGCGACAGCGCCGCCATCATCCGCTACGCTAATGCTCCGACCGGCTTCATCAGCAACGGCGGGGCGGCCCAGTTGGCCGACGCCGTTCAGGCGGGGCTCGACGACGCCCAGACGCGAGTCCTGATCCTGACCGGCCAGGACGACGTCTTCATCCGCCATGCTGACGTGGCCCAGATCGCACGCGCGGCCCAAGCCGTCGCGGACGGCGCGATCCAGCCCGCCAGCTTCATCGGCGCGCCCTTCGACCGTCTGGGACGGCTGATCGAACGCGCGGACAAACCGGTCATCGCCGCCATCAACGGCGTCTGCATGGGCGGGGGCTTCGAAATCGCTCTCGCCTGCCACATGCGGATCGCCCAGGCCTCGGTTCAGGCGATCGGCCTGCCCGAAATCCGGCTCGACATCTTCCCCGGCGCTGGCGGGCCCGAGCGCCTGTCGCGCCTCATCGGGCCGCACCGGGCGCGACTGTTCATGCTGGACGGAAGCGTGGTGGGGGCGGACGTCGCCCTGGCTCAGGGCCTGGTTGACGCCGTGGCGCCCGACGCTCTGGTGGCCGCGCTGGAGATCGCCGCCGGATGGGCGGGGCGCAGCCAACGGGCCGTGGCCGCTATCCTGAGCCTTACGCAACCGGACGACGGCCACGCCGTCAACAGCGTAGAGGCGTTTGGCCAACTGCTGCGCGACGATGCGGCTATCCGTCCGCGCCTCGCTCGCTTCACCACCGACGGCGAGGCGCTGGACGCCCTGCCCTGACAGTCAGTCCGTCAGGGCGATGATCTCATGCTCGTAAGCATAGAAGAGCGGCGAAGCCTTCAGGTCGATGAAACGCTTCTCGTCCTCCAGCAGGCGCCGCCCCGCGGCACGGCCCTCCTTCGTCGCACCCGCAGCAAGAATGGCGTCCATGTCATCCCACCACAGCTCGGCAATGCCATCGTAAGGCGCCGCTTCAATCCCGCGCGCGTCGATCATCGGGGTCAGGCGCTGATCGGAAAAGGCGTGGCTCTGCACATAGCGGCGGATGTTGAGAGGACCGGCCGCCTGGCGCACCAGATCGGCATGATCCTCGCGCCAATAGCGCTGGAATTCTCCGTCCGTCAGCCCGGGTAATTTACGGATGCAGAAAATGATCTTGATCACGCTCAGGCCTCCGGCTCATCCGATATGCGGATCACCAGCTTGCCGTCATTGGCGCCGGTGAACAGCAGGCCCAGAGCGTCGGGAGCGTTCTCCAGCCCGTCGACGACGTGATCCTTCCACTGCAGACCCCCCTCGGCGATCCAGCGTCCGATATCGGCCCAGGCGTCGCGCGCGCGATGGAAATGATCGATGACGATGAAACCACTGACGGTCAGCCGCTTCATCAGCATCCGACCGAAATCCTTGGGGCCAGGGATCGGCCCCTCGTCGTTGTAGTTTGAGATCAGGCCGCAGACGGCCACGCGCCCGCCGATGTTCATGCGCTCATAGACCGCGTCCATGATCGGCCCACCGACGTTCTCAAACGCGGAATCGATACCGTCGGGGCAAAGACGATCCAGCGCCGCGCCGACGTCCTCTCGCTTGTAGTCGACGGCGCCGTCGAAACCGAGGTCGTCCGTCAGCCAGGCGGTCTTGGCGGGCCCGCCGGCGATACCGACGACGCGAGCCCCCTGGATGGCGGCGATCTGCCCCGCCACCGAACCGACCGCGCCCGCGCCGGCCGTCACCGCAAAGGTCTCGCCCGTCTTGGGACGGCAGATGTCCATGACCCCGACATAGGCCGTCAGCCCCGTCACCCCCAAGACCGACAGATAGGCGGTCAGCGGCACGCCCGGCTGTCGCTTGACCCTTTGCGTCCGGCCGGCGTCAGCGATCGTATAGAGTTGCCAGCCGCCATCCGGGGGAAGCACCAGATCGCCGGGCGCGAACCGTTCGGACCGGCTCTCAACCACCACGCCCAGGGTGGCGCCGCGCATGACGTCGCCCAGGCCGACCGGCGGCAGATACTGATCGCGATCACTCATCCAGATGCGGTTGGTCGGATCCAGAGACAGGTATATGTTGCGGATCAGAATCTGGCCGTCCGCGGGCGAAGCCGCCGGGGCCTCAACCAGTTGGAGATTATCTGTCGCCAACGACGCGGTAGGACGCTGCTTCAGGATCCACTTACGATTGATCAGGGTCATAGAGGTCTCTTGGCCCGCCGCAGACCTGCGGTCGTGAATAGGTGGGTCGGCTACAAACTTAACCGACCAGCTAAGTCGTCTATCCGCGTCCATGGGTTTTGGAAAGACGAGAGCATCGAAATTTAGTCGATCGATTGACGCCCACTTGAACAGAGGCCTAAATCCGTAGCGGGCGCTTACGCGTCAGGGCCTTTTCCCCAAAGGCCCGTCCTTTCCCGGAGATGCAGCGCCTTCCATGACCGACGTGAACCCCAGCACTAGCCCAGTCTTCGATCTCCGCGGACGCACGGTTCTCGTGACCGGGGCTTCGTCCGGCATTGGGCGCCGCTTCGCAAAGATTCTGGGTGCGAGCGGCGCAAATGTGGTGCTGGCCGCCCGCCGTCTGCCTCTGCTGCAACAACTCCAGACGGAACTCGAGTCGGACGGAGTTCAGGCGATCTCGGTGGCCATGGACGTCGCGGACGAGACCTCAACCATCTCCGCCTATGACGCGGCCGAGGCGGCCTTCGGTCAGGTCGACAGCGTGGTCGCCAACGCCGGCCTGAGCAGCATCGGACGCGCCATCGATCTGCCGATCGAGGAGTTTGACCGGGTGGTGGCGGTGAACCTGCGCGGCGTCTTCCTGACCGTCCGCGAGGGGGCGCGTCGGATGATCGCCAAGGGTTCCCAAGTGAGCGGACGCGGCCGGATCGTCATCATCTCCTCCATCACGGGACAGCAGGTTTCGCCGGGCCTGGCCTCCTACAGCGCCACCAAGGCGGGCGTCACACAGATGGGCCGCGTCCTGGCGCGCGACTGGGCGGAAAAGGGGGTCAATGTGAACACGATCGCCCCCGGCTACATGCACACGGACTTGACCGAAGGTCTGGCGGAATCACGCACGGGTCAGGCCCTGTTGGCCAAGTTTCCGCGCCACCGTTTCATGGACGCCGACGCCCTGGACACCACCCTGCTCTACCTC
Above is a genomic segment from Candidatus Brevundimonas colombiensis containing:
- a CDS encoding enoyl-CoA hydratase/isomerase family protein, translating into MPASVTLERRDSAAIIRYANAPTGFISNGGAAQLADAVQAGLDDAQTRVLILTGQDDVFIRHADVAQIARAAQAVADGAIQPASFIGAPFDRLGRLIERADKPVIAAINGVCMGGGFEIALACHMRIAQASVQAIGLPEIRLDIFPGAGGPERLSRLIGPHRARLFMLDGSVVGADVALAQGLVDAVAPDALVAALEIAAGWAGRSQRAVAAILSLTQPDDGHAVNSVEAFGQLLRDDAAIRPRLARFTTDGEALDALP
- a CDS encoding EthD domain-containing protein; this encodes MIKIIFCIRKLPGLTDGEFQRYWREDHADLVRQAAGPLNIRRYVQSHAFSDQRLTPMIDARGIEAAPYDGIAELWWDDMDAILAAGATKEGRAAGRRLLEDEKRFIDLKASPLFYAYEHEIIALTD
- a CDS encoding NADP-dependent oxidoreductase; this translates as MTLINRKWILKQRPTASLATDNLQLVEAPAASPADGQILIRNIYLSLDPTNRIWMSDRDQYLPPVGLGDVMRGATLGVVVESRSERFAPGDLVLPPDGGWQLYTIADAGRTQRVKRQPGVPLTAYLSVLGVTGLTAYVGVMDICRPKTGETFAVTAGAGAVGSVAGQIAAIQGARVVGIAGGPAKTAWLTDDLGFDGAVDYKREDVGAALDRLCPDGIDSAFENVGGPIMDAVYERMNIGGRVAVCGLISNYNDEGPIPGPKDFGRMLMKRLTVSGFIVIDHFHRARDAWADIGRWIAEGGLQWKDHVVDGLENAPDALGLLFTGANDGKLVIRISDEPEA
- a CDS encoding SDR family NAD(P)-dependent oxidoreductase, which encodes MTDVNPSTSPVFDLRGRTVLVTGASSGIGRRFAKILGASGANVVLAARRLPLLQQLQTELESDGVQAISVAMDVADETSTISAYDAAEAAFGQVDSVVANAGLSSIGRAIDLPIEEFDRVVAVNLRGVFLTVREGARRMIAKGSQVSGRGRIVIISSITGQQVSPGLASYSATKAGVTQMGRVLARDWAEKGVNVNTIAPGYMHTDLTEGLAESRTGQALLAKFPRHRFMDADALDTTLLYLCSDASAQVTGSVFTIDDGQTL